The sequence below is a genomic window from Acropora palmata chromosome 5, jaAcrPala1.3, whole genome shotgun sequence.
GATAGTACCCCCACATTCAGTGTATAATTCTCTATATAATTCCACCGAAAAacctaaaaattatttcagtaTTAAGAATTGACAAGTGTGCAGTTAATACATCTACTAGGTAAGACATGTTTGGCGAGGTCTACCTTCCTGATCACTCTTTTAAATTGATCTACCGCCTTAAGTTCTCTGAATTTCCTATCAATCGTAGACCAGAGTACTAGTCCTAAGTATCTGACGGAATGCTTACCATAGCCCCTGGTGTTAACTCTAGGAATTAtaaattcgtttttttttttttttaattgtactgATTGCTACTTATAATAAAGAACCTTAAAATGTAATCCGGACGTAAGCCGTTTTTCGCCTTATACATTAAAATTGCAATGTCTTGTAGCGCTCTCTTATATAAAGTGGGCAATTTTGCCCTTTGTAACGGTTCAGAATACGTTGAATTACTATTACAATAAATGGCCCTAAGTGCCCTTTCTTGAACCCTCTCTAATTTGCTGGAGTCACTTGCCTTGCATAAGTTACAGACTGTAATACAATATATTAAGTGAGGTAGAATAGCAACCTTAAAGAGCTGTAACTTGGCATTTTGGGTAAGAGATTTCTTAACCTATTAATTACCCCCACCCGTTGACTACTTTTCTTCCAAATATTACTTACATGACCTGAGAAGTTTACAGCGTTGTCAATATCAACTCCCAACAAGGTGGTACTATCATAGGGCCTGATGTCTGTACCACTAACATTTAACTTTAGCTTATGATCCTTCAGCTTATTTATCCTACTCATTAACATAGAGCCATATTTCCCATAACTTCCCCTAAGGTAATAcctctgaaataaaagtggCAATAGATTTTCGTTCAAACTTTGTACACTGAATATTTATCATATGAgaacttcaattttgaaatagaaAAGGGGGTGCCCATGCTCCTTAACGAGCACCGAGGCATTGAAAATGCCCGATTTTAGCATTATTTAGTGCTTATCAGAAGAACGCATTCCCAGTAATAgttgtaaatttttgtgacCGAGACTTATGAGAACATGCATTAAACTACAGTCAGTACGTTGTGTCGgacacaaataaacattttaagtttgatttagACAGGAAGCTGAATCCTTGattaaaatttgaaccaaatttcCAGACATGGGTACCAAACGTCAAATAGAAAAGGCTACAGTTTATCtgctattttcctttttcattcaattgtCAGCAATAGAAATCAGATGAGTCTTTTCTCACACAAAGCTTACGATAGGTTGATTACAATGACTGGTAAGAAAGTTGGGGTGCTCGTGCTCGTTGATGAGCTATAGCCATTTTATCAAGGcaaatccgccatgtttttaatATGAGCGTGCACGAGCGCGTGCTAAATGACGCCATAAATTATGCGCAGAAAGGATGCGCAATGCAAATGTGAGGAGTTACCTCAAGTTAATTTGACTCGTACCAACTGGTTGCTTCTTGAGCACTGTCCTGTAGTTAAGTTTCAATGGTGCTAACGTATTTATCGATTTTGTAGTGCCTCGAACATTGTTGCGTTACATTCCTGTTCGTGACACTTGCATGCTTAGAAGGGGCCGTCTCTATTGCcctatatttttaaaacacgTGCATCCTTTAATGCTGAGATAGTTGTCTTACGGAAAGAATAAAGTGGTGTACGTGATTCCGTGTCTCCTTCTCGCTAAAATTTCGTAAAATTGATGATCGTCAGCAAACATACAGTACTAACATTAGATCGCATAACAAAGTCAAATCATTCTGGAATAAATTCCATAGTAAAGGACCAAAAGAGGATCCTTGAGGGCATCCTCTTTTAACGGATTTCCAGGAACTGGTGGTTTCTCCAATTTTTAGTCTGTTAAATCGGTCTTTAAAATATGAAGTCATCAACTTTATACTGTCTGTGTCAAAGCCGTAGGCTTTTAGTTTTCCAATTAAGAGACGGGGGTTTAGACAATCAAATGTCTTGGACATATCAGTAGAAAGTAGACCAACCCTTTCTCTATTATCAAGTGCATTCTTCAATTTCTCTGTTAACATAATGAGTGTGGTTTCACAGCTGTACCCCATCCTGTATGCTGTAAGGTAATCACTCAACCGTTTATTAAATCCTGCAGTGATTTGATTGGCAAGAAGCTTTTCTAAGACTTTGTTAGTTATGGTCTGCACACTTACTGCACTGACTGAACGATAATTTTCCATGTCCAATCGGTCGTTCGTTTTATGAATAGGCACCCAATCACCTCTCTTCCAATTCTTTGGCCAATGGCAGCTCCTTATACAACGGATATAATCCGGTTCCAGAATCGAAAATATGAGCTAAAACGCTACCCTTGAAATTAACCCAAGGGGAGGAGCTACACAGCACTGACCTAAGCATGAAAGAAGCTAAAGCTCAAGTAGTTGAATTTAGCACAGCCTAAAACTCCTGGCAAAATTAATTGAGACGAGGGCACAATTCTCGTTTACTTTTCTCAAACCAAAAAGGCCAAATGACTTATATTTCCTTCTCGACCCCGTGACTCGACAATGATATAATGACAATGATTGTGTATTTCGGAGTCCCAATATGGGATGGGGATGACCAAATCCATTGAAGGAAATACTCCCAGAGCTCTTCCAGAATTTGGCTGATGGACAGCAAATCCTGGAAAAGTTATTTATAGATGGACAGAACCCAGCCTGGAACCTTATATATCGTTCATTTTTATTCTCGTTGTCTTACCGTATGTTGCCGCTTTTATTATGAAGTTATTAGTGATTTGTGATAATGTCAAAATTATATTTGCATTCATGAACTCACATGTCGTGCTGCCGTGCATAGCACAGGAAATCAACCAGACACTATTTGTAAGATGCCATATATTTTCATCTTCGATCTGTAATGGTCTCGAGAGGTTTTCCCTTAACTTTTAATATAAGTCTTTCGATTCAGAAGGGAAAATAATAGTGGAAACTGTTTTTATCATCAATAcaactttcctctttttttttctaccatAGTTCCTGTTAcctattttcaattatttcctTAAGTTGCATCACAAACGTAACccatgaaaataaaactgacaGGCACCCCTTtattttaattactttttttctgcCATGCACACCTAGTAAACATATTGATAAAAATTCAATAGATCTTCTATCCCTGAAACCAGCTGCTAATTATACTCTTCGTTCGTCTGCAAAAGCTCTTCTGTTCGTTCCAAAAGTCAACTGCCCTACTCTTGGGGATCGGGCCTTTGCTCATGCTGCACCTGTTTTATGGAACTCACTGCCATTAACTATAAGAACAAGTAGCAGCCTTGCCATTTTTAacttaaaacatttcttttcaagaaagcttttaattttttggaatAGATCTtatgtttaattttaatttagttttgaattttctaaTTTCATTTCTTACCACAGCATAATATATCATTGCTGTTATTTTAGTTCTTAGGGAATTTAAACTTTAATTTTAACTTAATGTAAAACGCTTTTGAATATTCTTCTATAGTTTTAGCGCTATACAAATtctttatcattatcattatcattacttGAGACAGGATGGTCATAAGAAATTCCGTTGCGAGTATTTTCCTTGTCTCttgtttttcaccactcaCTATCACTTTGCCTGCACGGACAGCTACTCAATACCTTCCCTAAGTATTCCCATTCTCCCTTAAGTGGTGGCGATGGACCATCGATGATTGGTTTACACATGTCTCTATCTCCTCGCATCGTCTTATGTACTACCGCTGTTCTCTTGGCACCTCTCtcttgtttgaaaaacatcGATGGCTTCCAAGGACCTGACCTTCCGAAAATAGTCGGTAGACGAAGATGAAACAAATCCCGATGCCCCGGTGTATAATGTGGATTGTGAAAAGTTGGGCGCGCCATGAACCAGTTTCCCCTCCTGTGACCTTGATGACTCCATggtgtccatttctttttatttctttcttcctcttcatcGTCACTGTCTTCAAAGTTTGAAGCACGAGGGATAAATATGTTGTGTTGATAATCCCAAAAGCCTTCATCACTGTCCTTGTGGGCCATTACTAGAAAAGGATTATGGTGACGATGATTTCTCCAATAATGACGCCTATTAGACAATCCAAAGTGGTTGAAAAACCCTAAGTGAGGCATGAAACCAAAATGGTGCCTCTGGTGGATGAAGGGGCGATGTTGTCGCTCTATTACGGGTGTTGAAGTGTAGGATTCATCTGGCCCAATCGAAGAACGTTGAGGGGACTCCGAATCAGGGTAGTCGTCGTCCACATCCATAAGAGTACTGCTTGGTAATGACATGCCTGTCAACATTTTCTGGATATCCTTACTttcatatttcatttcattattaATGGTTGCCTTGACTTGATTGTTGAGTACATTCATTACTTGGTCAAGTTGTAGAGGGGGACTACTATTAATCTCCTGATTGCCAAGATAAGCTTCACTCTCGGGAAGCATATATAACGAATGCTTTTTTTTGCAGGTCAAAACTGTTAATGttcgttttgtatttttaggATCTGTGTGACAATCTAACTTCTGTTTTAGCATTTTTGTCTCTTGCAATGCGGTTGAAGAAAGTGGAACCACCCTTCCACCAACAGACATTGATCCTGCTATTTTATGTGTTGGATCTAAAACGATGTTTAGAGTAGGAACATTCTCGGACTGTTCTCCTAATTGGTCCAAATATTCTCCATTAAAGGGTTCCAaaggtttttccttttcttgatGCTGTTCTTCCTGAACTCCTGGACGAGTAACCTCTTCCATTTGAAGACCATCGACGTCATCTTTAAGGTCTTGCCCAATTTGAACGAAATGGTGCTGTTGCTGCATGGGAGAATCTTCGTCGGTACCAGTTTTATTTCCACTTCTCTGCTCGGCTGAAATTTTAACGTTTAGATTTTCCCCTTTTCCAAATTGCTTCTCGATTCCTTCGGAGACCTTTAATGCTGATACGGCGTCATCCTGGAGAAGTGATAGGGAATCATTGGATTTGGAAAACGTTGATAACATTGATGAAATCCTCTCATTGTGATGTGAGTTGGTTCCTTGATTTGCATTAGATACAGTGTTATCATTAAACATATTCTCAGATGGTAAGTGAAGGTTGTCAGTCTGCGGTATCAGCAAAGTGTTATCAGCACCCATGGTGGCCTGTTTTGCTGTTGGACCTGAAATGATAACTGTAACATGACCTTTTTCGTTggtaattttctttccttcatcTCTCACTATGACATGGTAGGTCTCTGGCTCACTTGTAGATGTCGAAAGCTGCTTCACAACAACTGATGGCTGAGCATTAATTGGTGTTTTGTGTTCTGACTGGTTCGTTGCTTTCATTTCCTGAGACTGATTTTCTGTATTATCGTTTGGTGTAGTTGAGTTTGTGCTCTGAACAATGGCCGAGATTTCTTTGTCATTTGTTGtttcagtgctattttcgctTTTGTTCCCACTTTCCTGCTGACCACTTTGTGCACTGTTCATATTGGATTCATCGCCCCGGTGAGTCTTCGCTTTGTCGGCCTCTCTGTTTCCCTGATCATGCGAGGCAGAAGAATCTGAATTTACCTCGGATGTTCCGTTATCAGCTGATATTGTTTGATTCAATTTTGAGATATGTACCAATCCTTGATGGACAGATCTGCCGGtgccatcttgaaaaacaattctCGTTGAAGTTTTTTCTGGGTGAGCGTCCTCCCAGTATTTATTGACTAAGGGTGTGCCATACTGAAACTCTGAGCCAGCTTGCCCTTCTTGGGTGAATTCCATTGAACTCAATGCATTTTGCAGTGCTTTATACCCCTTGGTCTCAATAGATTCTTCAAGTGCTTTCCCTGAGTTAAGGAGTTTTGAACCATCTCTTCGGACAGTATTTACTGCGGCTGTATTTTGTCTAGGATATCCATTAGCATCAACTGAATTTTGAGCACCAAACCAGAGATAGTGGTTGCCCAGGTTTATAACTTGACGTGCAATTGCCTTTGACGGCGTTTCCTTATGCTTAAGTTTCGAGTGCAACGCATTTTTGCCGAAATCGTGATGATGTTTTACCAATTGGTGCAGGTAATTACCCCTCTTATTCCTGGGACCATTTCTTTTGGAAGATAATTTCCCTTGCTCgctcttttttgaaaaaacctGGTTATCAGTGTCAAAGAGAGCTTGATTCGCAGAGTAAATAATGGACGAGACAGAAGAAGCATTAAGAGCTCTCGCGAGACTCTCATCTTGCTGCACTTCGCTTTGACTTTCGTGGTCTTGATTTCTCTTTGAATTTAGAGAACCATCATTCAACGCTGCCTCTAAGACTTTACCTGCAAATGTCCTACCCGCCGCTGGTTCCTCTTGAAAAGCTTCATTCGATACTCCTCTTTCGGAGTTTATGTCAACTGTTAAAGGCTCTGCTCCCGCAGCAACAATATCGGAATTGAGCCTCTCTAAGAGTGTGCTATATTGTCTTCCATTTGCTTTTACTCTATACAAAGCCTTATTAATGACGTGGCTTTGATTGGTTGGAACTGTCGTCCCTTTTGACATGTTTGCTTTAAAAGGGTGAGGGACGTTTTGGGGCTGTATGTGGATATGATTGTCCTTGTAAGAAACTTTCGAAGACTGAGAAGGCGTCATCTGAACATCGAACGATTGATCTGACCTTAACCTTGTAAAATTTATAGACAGCGACGGCGCTTGGTCATGTGTTTCTCTTTCTCCTTTAGAAAAACCGTTTAAGGACATCACAGCTGAGGCATTTCCCCTTGTCATTAGTTGTATGACTTTGTTACTTTCTTGGGGCACTTTGACTTTGCCACTGGTAATATTTTGTGCAGAatctttttttcctaattCAATGAAGAGTTTTGGTTCTCTGGTTGTATTGCTGATCTTCCTTTGACTAGTAGATGTTGCTATTGAGGCATTTGGAGAAAATGGGCTCATCGCACCCTCATTTCCTCGCGATTTACTTGGAGCATTTTGTGGTGCAATTTGATAATTCCCctgaatttcattttccttGCCATATGTAGCGTTTTGAGGATATCTGCTTGCGTTTTCCTTGGACGGTAGCAATCTTATGTCGTTGTCTGAATTGTGTGGCTTACCCATTGTCTCTTTGTTTGCAGTGTCATTCTTAAGGAGCCGTCCCTTCACGGTCTGATTTCCAACTATATTGCTTAACAAATCAGTATTTTCTGACTGTCGGACTCTCGATTGCAGATTCTTATCGGTTGCTGTGACACTTCCAATTTGACCAAGAGAAACTTTTGTGCTTGTGTTTGTAACACTGTCCTCAAGTGGATATTTCTTGAAAGGTACAGTTTCTTCAATATCTATTCCTTTACTCTGCGACAAATTTACGTTAAAGGAAACAGCCTTTGGGACAGTCGCAATGACTGAGGAGTTTTGACCATTTGGCTGTTGCTGAGTTAGGTTGTTCCTATCACTGGATCTCAGTGGTACTTTTCGTATTTCTGCAGCTGCCCACTTAGAACTATCTTCATCATCCGAATTACCTAATATGCCGTAATCAGCAATCAAATATCGCCTATCAGTACGCTTGAACCCTAATTGTTGGTTTCCATTGAGATCTTCGTTCCTTTTTGACAGATATTGTCCATCATTTAACTTTTCTCCATCGGGAATGACAACAACAGCGTGTTCCTTGGAATTTTTTGATTTGTCAGCATTCGTTCTTGTCTGATGTCGCACAAAGTTGTCGCTGTCAGCTATGGAAGGCGATTTAACCACTTTATTGTGTCTATTATGGGGAGCGACATCATTATGACTTGTGTGGACGCGCGAGGATGCTAGTGAATCTGAAATGCGAATAAGATGAATTTATCACTTAGAAAACTGTCACTATGGAGATAGCGTAGCCGAGTGGTTTGGGTGCCGAACTTGAAATCCGCGGATTCCGAGTTCAAGTCCTGCTCTTTCCTTGTTCAACTTCTCGGCTGCGCCTGTACATAGCCAATTGGTCTGCCTCCTAccggttgggattcttaacctgttaagtttatttaagtagtttgtttcattggctctGAAAAACCCCAGAGGAGAGAGGTCAATCAAGTACATACATTGCATTACATGTCAAACTCTGTCGGAAATATTGCATGGACTAATTCAATCTAATGCCTACATTGAGTATGACTTTGTATACTTGGTGTATACACTGAAACAACATAAAACCTAAGTCAAATGAAGTGTTTTTCTAGTTATGAAACGAAGGGAAAGGGCTCTTTTAATTGTTTCCAAGTGATTTGTTATACTTAGGAATTCTTCGCTTGAGAATCCAAGACGGTATTCAAATTAAACACTCAAATGGGACGTCTTAGATTTAATTCTGATCTCAGTCATATCATAGTTTAGTGGGAACGTTAAGAGTTGTCGAATGGAGTGAGTATAATTAATCTTCTGAAGGACATGACACGAGAAACATGTTGAAATTTCGGTTTAACTGCATCACGCTCTTTCGAACGTAACCTGTATCCGCGTCGGCGCGACGAGATTAACATGAGAATCTCGTTTGGCAACCTCCGATTTTGAATTGGTAACTCTCGAGGATTTTGTAGAGGAAAATTCGCATAACAAATTTCAAACAGCTTACATCCTCTTTTAAGCATAAAGCGCGATCAGTGACTAATACTAAACAAAATGCTATAACTTCTTAAAAGCAAGtaattataattaaatttcatcTCACTAGGTTCTCAAATGGTCCTGCCGAGGGGTACAACTGCCAAGTCAcatcaaattttgcttttttatgaATATACATTGTAACTGTAATCTTAAAATAGAT
It includes:
- the LOC141881995 gene encoding uncharacterized protein LOC141881995; the encoded protein is MRVEQIIVANLLVIVLVELYLTATADSLASSRVHTSHNDVAPHNRHNKVVKSPSIADSDNFVRHQTRTNADKSKNSKEHAVVVIPDGEKLNDGQYLSKRNEDLNGNQQLGFKRTDRRYLIADYGILGNSDDEDSSKWAAAEIRKVPLRSSDRNNLTQQQPNGQNSSVIATVPKAVSFNVNLSQSKGIDIEETVPFKKYPLEDSVTNTSTKVSLGQIGSVTATDKNLQSRVRQSENTDLLSNIVGNQTVKGRLLKNDTANKETMGKPHNSDNDIRLLPSKENASRYPQNATYGKENEIQGNYQIAPQNAPSKSRGNEGAMSPFSPNASIATSTSQRKISNTTREPKLFIELGKKDSAQNITSGKVKVPQESNKVIQLMTRGNASAVMSLNGFSKGERETHDQAPSLSINFTRLRSDQSFDVQMTPSQSSKVSYKDNHIHIQPQNVPHPFKANMSKGTTVPTNQSHVINKALYRVKANGRQYSTLLERLNSDIVAAGAEPLTVDINSERGVSNEAFQEEPAAGRTFAGKVLEAALNDGSLNSKRNQDHESQSEVQQDESLARALNASSVSSIIYSANQALFDTDNQVFSKKSEQGKLSSKRNGPRNKRGNYLHQLVKHHHDFGKNALHSKLKHKETPSKAIARQVINLGNHYLWFGAQNSVDANGYPRQNTAAVNTVRRDGSKLLNSGKALEESIETKGYKALQNALSSMEFTQEGQAGSEFQYGTPLVNKYWEDAHPEKTSTRIVFQDGTGRSVHQGLVHISKLNQTISADNGTSEVNSDSSASHDQGNREADKAKTHRGDESNMNSAQSGQQESGNKSENSTETTNDKEISAIVQSTNSTTPNDNTENQSQEMKATNQSEHKTPINAQPSVVVKQLSTSTSEPETYHVIVRDEGKKITNEKGHVTVIISGPTAKQATMGADNTLLIPQTDNLHLPSENMFNDNTVSNANQGTNSHHNERISSMLSTFSKSNDSLSLLQDDAVSALKVSEGIEKQFGKGENLNVKISAEQRSGNKTGTDEDSPMQQQHHFVQIGQDLKDDVDGLQMEEVTRPGVQEEQHQEKEKPLEPFNGEYLDQLGEQSENVPTLNIVLDPTHKIAGSMSVGGRVVPLSSTALQETKMLKQKLDCHTDPKNTKRTLTVLTCKKKHSLYMLPESEAYLGNQEINSSPPLQLDQVMNVLNNQVKATINNEMKYESKDIQKMLTGMSLPSSTLMDVDDDYPDSESPQRSSIGPDESYTSTPVIERQHRPFIHQRHHFGFMPHLGFFNHFGLSNRRHYWRNHRHHNPFLVMAHKDSDEGFWDYQHNIFIPRASNFEDSDDEEEERNKKKWTPWSHQGHRRGNWFMARPTFHNPHYTPGHRDLFHLRLPTIFGRSGPWKPSMFFKQERGAKRTAVVHKTMRGDRDMCKPIIDGPSPPLKGEWEYLGKVLSSCPCRQSDSEW